From Nicotiana tabacum cultivar K326 chromosome 15, ASM71507v2, whole genome shotgun sequence, the proteins below share one genomic window:
- the LOC107768714 gene encoding protein SOB FIVE-LIKE 5, with protein sequence MNISASECTNECESGWTMYFDEFSYSADKCNRIKGRNNIHEIDGRGKTAYVDEEDLSMVSDASSDPPNFHEDKEYYSEENGHVFYPLVSEYAMAKQNKKIKEQSGKQNNLCLDDTASSAVSSSPKDTTGFYNDTTTYMEQVAGYSGTYPKGKSVLGKHFGFLKTSLNGKASSEKSGSLKGRKKG encoded by the exons ATGAACATATCAGCTTCTGAATGCACTAATGAGTGTGAATCTGGTTGGACAATGTACTTTGATGAATTCTCATATTCAGCAGATAAATGCAATAGAATTAAAGGGAGAAATAATATTCATGAAATTGATGGTAGGGGAAAAACAGCATATGTGGATGAAGAAGATTTGTCTATGGTTTCTGATGCTTCATCTGATCCACCAAATTTCCATGAGGATAAAGAATACTACTCTGAAGAAAATGGACATGTTTTTTATCCTTTAGTTTCTGAATACGCAATGGCAAAGCAgaacaagaaaataaaagagcAGAGTGGAAAACAAAACAATCTCTGTCTTGATGATACTGCTAGTTCTGCAGTTTCCAGCTCCCCTAAG GATACTACAGGTTTTTATAATGATACTACAACTTACATGGAGCAAGTTGCAGGCTACTCTGGAACATATCccaag ggtaaaTCTGTTCTGGGGAAACATTTTGGTTTCTTGAAAACATCTCTGAATGGGAAAGCTTCATCTGAGAAATCTG GTTCTTTGAAGGGAAGAAAGAAGGGATGA